Proteins from a genomic interval of Syngnathus typhle isolate RoL2023-S1 ecotype Sweden linkage group LG15, RoL_Styp_1.0, whole genome shotgun sequence:
- the vps26bl gene encoding vacuolar protein sorting-associated protein 26B-like, with product MNFFGFGQSADVDIVLNDAETRKKAEHKSEDGKKDKYFLFYDGETVSGKVNVNLKYPGKRLEHNGIKIEFVGQIELYYDRGNHHEFVSLVKDLARPGELTQSQTFDFEFTHVEKPYEAYTGQNVKLRYFLRATVARRLSDIGKEVDIVVHTLSTYPDINSSIKMEVGIEDCLHIEFEYNKSKYHLKDVIVGKIYFLLVRIKIKHMEIDIIKRETTGTGPNVYHENDTIAKYEIMDGAPVRGESIPIRLFLAGYEITPTMRDVNKKFSVRYYLNLVLIDEEERRYFKQQEITLWRKSDVARKSMSHQAILASQRFESSSNAEKSQADEKDD from the exons ATGAACTTTTTTGGTTTTGGCCAAAGTGCGGACGTCGATATAGTTCTCAATGATGCCGAAACGAGGAAAAAAGCTGAGCATAAAAGCGAGGACGGCAAAAAGGATAAATATTTCCTCTTCTACGACGGCGAGACGGTGTCGGGGAAGGTCAACGTCAACCTCAAATACCCCGGCAAGAGGCTGGAGCACAACGGAATCAAGATTGAGTTTGTTGGCCAGATAG AGCTCTACTACGACAGGGGAAACCACCACGAGTTTGTGTCCCTGGTGAAAGACTTGGCCCGGCCAGGGGAGCTCACGCAGTCGCAGACATTTGACTTTGAGTTCACGCATGTGGAAAAGCCCTATGAGGCTTACACTGGGCAGAATGTCAAATTACG CTATTTTCTGAGAGCCACAGTCGCCCGCAGACTGAGCGACATCGGCAAAGAGGTGGACATTGTGGTTCACACGCTCAGCACCTACCCCGACATCAACTCCTCCATCAAGATGGAAGTCGGCATCGAGGACTGTCTACACATCGAGTTTGAGTACAACAAATCCAA GTATCACCTCAAAGACGTCATTGTCGGCAAGATTTACTTTTTGCTCGTGCGAATTAAAATCAAGCATATGGAGATTGACATCATCAAGCGGGAAACAACTGGCACCGGGCCCAATGTCTACCACGAGAACGATACCATCGCCAAGTACGAAATCATGGACGGCGCGCCGGTCCGAG GAGAGTCCATCCCCATCAGGCTGTTCCTAGCAGGCTATGAGATAACGCCTACCATGAGGGACGTCAACAAGAAGTTCTCAGTCCGCTACTACCTCAACTTGGTCCTCATCGACGAGGAGGAGAGGCGCTATTTCAAACAGCAG GAAATAACGCTGTGGAGGAAGAGCGATGTTGCAAGGAAGAGCATGTCTCATCAAGCCATCCTTGCCTCCCAACGATTCGAAAGCTCCTCCAACGCAGAGAAAAGCCAGGCTGATGAAAAGGACGACTAA